The window TCCGGGTAACCGCTTCACTGCCGGCAACGGGAGAGCCTACCCCCATCCAGGTGGTAACGCCGGAGGCAACAAAGTAGGCTCCAATAGAAAGGGCCTTCTCGCTCATCCACTCCGGGGCAAAGCCGGCTACCGGAAGGTCGCTGATGTCCTCGCCGAGCCCGCCTTCATTGGCACACTGGGCAAGCACGGTGAGGATCCGCGTGTTATCGACGCAGGAGCCCATATGGAGCACCGGCGGGATGCCGATCGTCTGGCACACCTCCCTGAGCCCTGGCCCGGCGAAGTCCATCACCTCCGCGGTGAGCAGTCCCTGCTTGGCGCAGGCGATGGCGTTGCAGCCAGTGGTCACCACCAGCACGTCGTTTTTGAGCAGCTCCTTCACAATGTAAAGATGGGGATCATCCTGGGTGACCCTGGGGTTGTTACAGCCAACAACGCCGGCGGCGCCTCGAATCCTCCCCGCCATAATTGCATCGTTCAAGGGGCGGAAGGACTCGCGGTAGATACCTCCCTGCATATAGGCGATATACTCATGGGAGAAGCCGGCTATCAGGTGGTCGACATAATCAGGGATAAGCATCTTCTTTTTATCCCGATTGGGGAAATTATCGATGGCCACTCTAATGATCTGCTTCGCGATCTCCAGGGCTTTATGCTCATTGAACTCCATGCGCACCGCCCCGGTTATATGGGCCTTTGGCGAAGTGGTGATAAGCTTGGTATGGTAATGGTCGGCGACCTCCTGCAGCCCCTGCATGATACACTGGATGTCCACCACCATGGCCTCTATCGCCCCGGTAACGATGACCAGTTCCTGGGAAAGGAAATTGCCCACCACAGGGATCCCCTGTCGCATCAGGATCTCGTTGGCGGTGCAGCAGATGCCCATCAGGTTTATCCCCTTTGCCCCCTTGGACTTGGCATATTCGATAAGCTCGGGGTCGCTGGAAGCAACCACGATCATCTCGGAGAGGGTGGGCTCGTGACCGTGCACCACCACATTCACCTCATCCTCCTTCAGGCCGCCAAAATTGCTCCTGGCAGCCACCGGCCCCGGGGTGCCGAAGAGGATGTCGCTAATATCGGTGGAGAGCATCGAGCCCCCCCAGCCATCGCCGAGGGCGGTTCTCATGGCATGGTCAAGAATATGCTCGGCGTCCTGGTCATTCCCCATGTGGGTGCGATGGAGGGTCTCCACGACCTCTCGGTCGATGCCTCTGGGGGTAATGCCCAGCTTTTTCCAGATTTCCTGGCGCTTTTGCGGAGCGCGCTTGACATAGAGGATCTCCCCCTCCTGGCGACCGAACTCGGCAAGCGCCTTTCGGCCCACCTCGAGGGCAAGCTCTTCTTTGCTTTTCCCCTCCGCTTCCACCTCCAGATAGCGGGCCACCGCCCTAAGCTTCTTCTCATCCTTTATCTTGTAATCGGGGGCCTCCCCTTCAGCTGCGGCGATAAGGGTGTGCGCCATGTCGCGGCCGTGGTCGGAGTGGGCTGCCGCCCCGGCAG of the Dehalococcoidia bacterium genome contains:
- the cooS gene encoding anaerobic carbon-monoxide dehydrogenase catalytic subunit, with product MTEEKKESKKRTIDPAVIEILDKAEAEGISTAFERAQTTKPCPIGHEGSCCKICFMGPCRLTGKTTVGVCGATKETVAARNLAREIAAGAAAHSDHGRDMAHTLIAAAEGEAPDYKIKDEKKLRAVARYLEVEAEGKSKEELALEVGRKALAEFGRQEGEILYVKRAPQKRQEIWKKLGITPRGIDREVVETLHRTHMGNDQDAEHILDHAMRTALGDGWGGSMLSTDISDILFGTPGPVAARSNFGGLKEDEVNVVVHGHEPTLSEMIVVASSDPELIEYAKSKGAKGINLMGICCTANEILMRQGIPVVGNFLSQELVIVTGAIEAMVVDIQCIMQGLQEVADHYHTKLITTSPKAHITGAVRMEFNEHKALEIAKQIIRVAIDNFPNRDKKKMLIPDYVDHLIAGFSHEYIAYMQGGIYRESFRPLNDAIMAGRIRGAAGVVGCNNPRVTQDDPHLYIVKELLKNDVLVVTTGCNAIACAKQGLLTAEVMDFAGPGLREVCQTIGIPPVLHMGSCVDNTRILTVLAQCANEGGLGEDISDLPVAGFAPEWMSEKALSIGAYFVASGVTTWMGVGSPVAGSEAVTRIITEGWKEKVGAAYYFEPDHKKAVKEALEHIDAKRAALKLEVYNPTRYAKSDTYLPGDYASDEEFAAGAYSRSK